The genomic window GAGACTGTGACTGCTTGATCTGAAAGCCGACAGCAAGAGACATTAGAGCCTTTTTggcatgtgtgcatgcaagAAAGGCTGTACTATTTTTTAACCCTCCACTGTTTCCTCATTGTACATTTCCAAAAATACACccagtgtatttttattttcaggacTGACCTGGAGCGACTGGTTCTCTCTGCCCAGCTCCTGCATGGCTGCCGTCGTGTCATCGTGCTTCCGCCTCAGTTCCACCACCTTGGCCTGCAGTTTCTCTAGCTCACCTTCACCCTttacacacctgaaacacaaccacacaacaCCGATGACTCTTGTGCACATTAATGAGAGGCTCAGGAGAATTTCTGTACTTGGCTGGCTGCTTAATTGTTTtgttaattaatattttgaGCGCACAGTGCTCacaggaataaaaatgatgtcCTCTGGGTGAATTTATTTATCACCACTCTGTGCTGCCAAAGAGTGCTCTGGTGTTAACAGGTATATTTGTCTCATTtgaattcaatatttttgaCTAAACACATTGCACCTCTTCACCTCAAACAACACTTAACTACACTTTCCCATTCCTTTCCTTTGATGTTAAATGAATGTGAGTGGAATCTTTACGCATGTTTTCAAGAGTTAATCATCTGTGGTGCTATTAAAGATTAGAGCACAGAAAGAATGAATACCAAAGCTGCACACACCTGTGCGCTGGCAGCTGTATGTGCAGGGTGTGTCAGTAGCTATCCATTAAAGTGCTCTTCTCCTTCACAGAATTCACTCAGACAAGTAGCTTTATTCAGTGCAGTGCTGCTGTATAATAGTTGTTCTAACTTATTTTCTCCTAAATTCATGTCTGCAGGCAATGtaccaaacatttaaaaaaataaatttacagatttaatatttaattaaagccgcaagcggcgatggcgggccctcactcacccatgccaccacggggcctgaggcatggcggggctgtggcgtgaagcagaaagtgagaaaaaacctggaaggaggccaaaaatgcaatgtttcgttcatccagtagggggcagtcacaggtagttacacatatggtctggtgtggtctggtgtgttcagggcggccactcatcagtcatgtgaagtttggagtaaattggacaaagcatgagggagttatgagcagttgatggttcatccaccagggggcagtaatgggatgcatgcaggtgtgttcagggtcagtccctcatcacacatgtgaagtttcgtggaaatcggacaatgttgatgcaaaaaatggcacttcctgtttccattagggggcgacatgagcgacacccctatcagatggaagaggtctccaccctggacctgtgtatgaattttcatgatgatacgtgttcaataaagccatcaaaaagccaaacgtattttcatggcgaggaattgatggtagccacgcccccacagggacgccattactcgtagcttcacagtgttcataatgtagcttcaccaactggttctgcatgttttagaagtggaatgaagttgatggggtcaactatgtatttttcatgaatttaagttcacttcctgttaccaccggggggcgctatgagttacgtgggaagttaatatatcgggacgttcagggcggagccatcatcatgtccagcaagtttgaagctgattggatgaagtatgtgggcgtgagagccactcgaatgtacatggcgagcacaccaaagttagttgagccctggcagacacgccctttgacctacggatgcgcagagcacaacttaagctcagctaggtctggagatgttgcgtacctaatttgaacttgatcaggcaaacgctgtgggaggagttcattttaggcgggaaaaatcaaaaccaaaatggccaacttcctgttgggttgagttCATGacgtcaagaggcttttttgcatatgtgggtataatacatgtgtgtaccgaattttgtgagcatatgacaaagttagcaaaattccctatgggcatttttggactttgtagggggcgctattccgccattctgcgtcgaccatgtgcgaccacccaaaaatatcgaatttcggatgaggccggacgtccgtgcaaaagtataagcattttcgcatttgggaaaggggcgaaattggggcacgaaatgtcggaagaataataataataataataataataataataataaacattacaatttcaatatagcattttcccagggggtcttccataccacatgattacttgattacttgattactttggggtcacttgcactttggggtcacttgcacgttggggcattgacgaatttcaatagggctttcgccaggcgacttgcagtcgccgctcgggccctaataataataataataataaacattacaatttcaatagggctttcgccaggcgacttgcagtcgccgctcgggccctaactATTAATAGTGCAGAGCAGCGGCCTCCCCTACAtgtgaaacatcacagcaggaatttaacaaagaaaatggaaatTGGCCAAATAACACCCTTAAACCAGCTCACTCATACTGAAGTCAGTCTTTCCTGATGTGCTATTTATATCCTAATGAACGTCTTGTCGCTTATGTATTATCAGCGCATTCACACTCTGCcacttcctattttccttctctGTTGTGGTGGTGATTGGGGAAATGCAATAGCCTTTAATAAGCCGAGCATGATATCAGtttgatatttaattttcatttgttATGCATGAGGAAATGAAGTTTGTTAAAAATTAAGACTGTAAATGAGTGAATTTGGAGTTATATGGGCAAAATGTCCCTGAGGCAATGTTACTGACTAATCTGTCTGGAGGTAGACAGATAttctattttcagctgtgataAAGATTCAAGACAACCAAAAATTATAATGTAGTCCTGTTATACATTTCTGACTTGGAACTTAAGGCAAAGGGCTGTTTTAAAAGGATGTGTTAGACACTTTAGTAAAACCTTACTCTTAAAAAGCTCAACACAAGAAACTACTGGTGTTCTTGGAGAAACTGGATGTGGATCATTTCAATAATCTGTCTGTGGGAGGGTGAAATGTTGTCAAAGGGAAACAATATCAAAACACCTTTCCAAAAGAGCCCGTCTCTCGTCCTGGTTGTTCTGGACGGTGGCCTCCAGCACAGCGATCTCTCCTCTTAGCTCATCCGTCTGCTTCTCCAGTTCACTGACCCGCCGCTGGCTGCCCTGCCACTCTCTCTTCAGCGTGgccacattttcattcagagcCGTCACCTGAACGCTCATCTTAGCTTCCGCCTCCTCCCCGTGCTTCACTTGCTCTTCTCTGGCTCTCTTCTCTGCCGCCTTTAGAGGGAAGTATAGATCGTGTCACAAAAAGGATTCAAAAGGGGAGAGAATGATACTTAAaatgaaattttaaataaatctggTGGGAATTTTTTTAGGATAGCCTACCAGCTGATCCTGGACATCCTTGGTTTGGGCATGGAGCTGctcttctctctgcctcctgCTGTCCCTGGTGGCTTGGTGCTCCTTCTGTTCGTGCTCAAGGGCACCCTGGGCTGCCTCCACCTGACCCTGTAGCTCCAGTTTCTGCTGGATCAACAGCTGTTTAGCTTCCCGCAACTCAACCAGCTCCTGAAAATCAACAGATATATGAGGTTACGGATGGGGTTAAACCTTTGAAAAGCATCAGCGGGTTTAAGTTTAAGAAGTTATTGCTCCGTCAACAGCTTTAGATACATTTTATGACGGCTTTGAAGAACTGAAAAATCTAAGCTCATGTCAAATTGTTGACTTGAGCATGCTCAGTTATACCTTTGAAGTATGTGGACCTGCTGACCTGCAGTATCCCTGAACTAAGCTGTTTACATAAGGCACAAGCATGGGAAGCAGGTCATGGCGGGCAGAATGGGACATATAATGGCGGTCATTCTCTACATTATCCCAGACTCTTTACACATGCATGACTTTTATGAGGTACAGTTTGATTGTCAGCATCTCTCTTccaatttaaatgaaaagaaagacatgatGTATGTTTTGATTATCATGAAAACTAACTGACCTTGTCACTCCTTTCTGTTAGTTCCTTTAACTCAGAAGTCAGTCTGGTGTTGTTCTTTTCCAGGACACTCTTGGCTTTGTTCAGGTCCTCCACACTGGTCCTCTCCTTTTCCAGTTCCTCCTTAACTAGGCCCTGAGGGAGTAGCCACAATTTAGAATATTTGAACCTAATTACATCCAGTTCCGTatacctgtgttaataattttatCTGACCTGTTGCTTCTGCAGCTCCTTCAGTGCTTTTTCCTGCTGTTGGAGCCTCTGATCCCGTTTGGTGAGCTCCTGCTCCAGAGAGCCCCGGCCTGCCTTCAGTTCCTGGATCTGAGCTTCCAAACCTGTCTGATGTGTCCGGTTagcagccagctcctcctgggtCAAACTTAACTTCTCCTCTGACACCTACAAACAGAGAACGGTCAAAAGGAAGGTCAGAAAGAATGAATTAAAATCTGTCTTATAGAAACTTCTCAAAAGGAGCTTGTGTTACAATTTTGTAGAAACATTAAATTTCAAAGTTAGGTTGTTTGTATACAAATCCAGCAAATACAGAGCAAGATTAGCCTTCATTTGGAGTCACGTTTCTAGCCACACTAAAACGTATCATAGAGATAAGAGGGCCCACATAGTAATGTTATAATTCTTTTCTCTATGCATTCATATAAAATACtgattaaagcagctttaaattaAAGCAGGTCCTCCTGGCATGAACCTACTTTCAGGTCTTGACGCAGGGCAGAGACCTCGGACTCCTTGCCGTAGAAGTCAGATTGTAGCTTGGTGAAGCTTTGCTGACTTTGCTCTAAGGTCTTCTGGAGCTCTGCTGTCCGGCTCCTCTCAGAGTCCATCTCCTGACCGAGCCCTGACACCTGCTCCCTCAGCTTGCTCTCATCCTCTGCCTGGAAATGAGAATCAAATATGAAATTcatatacatgcacatacacatgtgAGGTCTTAAGATGATTATCATTATAAATGTGTCcccactgggggaaaaaaattgggAATGCTGCTTACCTTCTTGACATTGACTTCCTGTAACTCTGCCACTTTGCCCCTCAgtttcttcatctcttcttcaaAGGACCCCTGGGCCGTCTTAAGTTGTGCCTGCAGCTTCTCAAAgtccttctccttttctttcagcACCTCTTGAGTCTTTGAATGCTGCTGTACCAGTAAGGCCAGCTGTGCTTTCAACTTTTTCTCTGCCTGACATTTGTAGACAGACAACATTTGTTCAGGTGTTGCATTGAAAACAATCATGCTTCATTGTGCAATCGCCTCTTCTTTAAGAAGCGTACCTCTCTCATCTGCTCCAACTGTTCTTTAGATTCGTTCATTGCCTTGGTGACGCCCTCATTATTCTTCAGAAGCTCCTGTTTGGCCTTTTCGTGTGACTTTTCCTGAGgattaaaataagattaataTTGTTTACACGACCTATAAAATACAgattgatgtactgttgttgtaaTTAGGGGAGCTATTTGTTATGAAAAATTTCCCAAGGAAAGAAATTAGGTTTGTCGCTGACAACCTACCTTCTCCTCCATGGCTGACTTACGGCTCTTCTTCTCAGTGTCTAGTTGACTCTGACTCTCTTTCAGAGCCTTTCTCGTCTTGCCTAGATTCTCCTGAGTGGAGGCAAGCTCCTTCTTTTGAGTCTCCTTCTCCTGCTGGGCCTTTACTAATTCTGCAGCCAGGCTCTGAGCTTTCTTGTCCAGCTCTGCATGCTGTGCCTTCCCCTCCTGGGTCACCTTGTCGAGGTTCACCTTGAGAGCTGCTTTCTCCTGCTCGCAGCACTCCAGCTGCTGCTGGGTGTCGCTGAAAGCAGTTGCCTTCTGCTTTAATTCTTCTTGTAGTGTTGAAGTCCTAAACAGTGGAAAGACATGTATGCTCTATTAAGGGTACTGTTATATGTTAAAAAGTCATggaacaaacaagcaaacaaaatacTGGCATCTTGTGTCACCATTACAGGTGCCAAGTTACAGTTACTTTAAATTCTTAATCATATATTAAGTCCAATACACTAGTGTACTTTATCTCACCCTGCTTTCTCGGTCTCCAGTGAGCGCTGCAGCTCCTTGGCTTTTTGCTTAATCTTTGACCCTTCCTTCTGCAGCTTCTGCACTTCCTGCTGTGCCTGGTCCCGTGTGGCCTGCAACTCCCCTACCTGTGTCTCCAATTTCTGTCAAATTAAAACAGCAacttcatttataaaaaaacccaatttaTGCATACTCAGTGAACTCAAAAGACCACCCCTACAGATTGCTGTACATCAGTATTTAAACCTACGGTGTGGATTCAGCATTCAGAATAAAGACTAAACACAAACCTTACTGAGCCCCTCCAGCAGCTCTATACGCTGTTCTGAGGCCAGTAGTTTGTCCTTGCATTCCTTCAGACTGGCTTCCAGCTGAGTGCACTGCTCCTGCCTCTCCTTGAGCCTCTGAGCCTTCTCCTCCACTTTCTTCTGAACTTTATTCAGCTCCTACACAAGACAGTCGGAGAGGGTGCAACATAAAAAGAGATGAAATGGGAGAGAACGACACAGACAGGGAGTGAATTGTTGCACTCTTAAGGAATAGGATACATAATAAGACGATACATAATAATAGCCAAATTTCAACATTGTGATTCAAAGAATGAGCTAACCTGCTGCTTGTCCTGCAGTGCATGCTGGGCAGTCTCCAGGTTATTCTCCAGGTTGGCCTTCTGCGCTGCTTTAGCCGCCTCCGTAGACAGCAACATCTCAGTCTTTGCCTTCAGCTAaaggaaaacagacaaacaaagacaTTCTCATGATCAAAGAATATAATGTAGTCTGTACGACAAAATATGCTGTATTTAGATCAGTCAATACAAACAGTTGAACTTCATCAAATATCCTATTATGTTTgtctaaatatacagtatataacacaGATATGATTGTGTATAGGCCCTACCTGAGAGTCCAGCTGGGCTACTTTCTCTTTGCTGTCTGCGAGCTGGGCAGTGAGTTCAGTGGCTGAAGTCTCCAGGGTGTGGGCTCGGTCCTGTGCTGAACGCAGCAAGGTTTTCTGCTCCTGGACCTGTTCGTGTAGGTTATCCTGGGCTTGCTTATTGCTCTCTGACTGGTTTTTCAGCTTGTCTGTCAACTGTGTTACCTTTAAATTTcacataaacagaaaaatgttaagaaaaaaaaagctgtcatcAACGCTGTGGTAAACAACTTGCCAGTCTTTAATTCACATTGCAGGTTTTAGCAGGTTGACAGCACTacaacagtatgtgtgtgttcatgcaccTGTTCTTGTAGCGCATGGTTTTTCTCTTTTAGCTGCTTGAGCACAGCCGTTTCTCCTTCCCCGGCCTGGATCTTGGCACACAAGTCCTCTCTCTCGGTTTCCAGCTGGCCAACAATGTCCTTGCTCTTCTGCAGCAGAGCCTCAAGGTTCTGGATCTTCTGGTCCTTATCTCCAATCTGACGCAACACCTGCTCCAAGTCGTTCTACAACACGAGGACAAGCCAGCAAAGCAAAAATATACAAGTCTTATgttgtgtgtgcacatctgACACATGGGGAATGGGCTAAAAGCAACATGTAGACTTCACCCGTTTATCTACACAAATGTTGTCATTATAATGATGTGTATGATGTGAGTATGCCTCGTCACGTGACAACTCTAGATGACTGTAAAGTCTCTCTTGGTTTTATCTTTACAAATGTCATTATCACTGCCTCAGATGTGaaggtttttttcttgtgaTCGGTACCTGCGCCTCACGGAGTTTGCCGTTGGTGTTCTGCTGCAGCGCCTGCAGCTCCTGGTGCTGCTGCTTGGCTTTCTCCAGTTGGTGCTGCAGGTCTGTGCTCTTACTGCCGCTCTCCTTCATctaaaaaggaacaaaacacaGATGAGTTTCAACTAATGTCTAACCTCTAGTAAATTTGTTATCATAAATGTAAATcaatttttcactttctgtttccatatgataaatgtaaattatacacacatatCTTTAAGGATAAATGATATCTTAAAAAGCACAATTTAGCCTCATACACATTTGCACTGATGTTCTGTCTGTTCTATCACCCTATCAATTTAGTTTCCTTGCAGCAATCATTACATCTTCATCTGATGCCTACCTGTTCTTCAGCACGAGAGAGCTTGAGCTGCAGGTCGGCTGCTTGCTGCTCACGGTCTTTTAGTTTCTCCCCAGACAGTTGCCTCTGTTCTTTCAGACGACCTTGCACCTCGCCCAGCTGCCTCTCTGCCTCCAGCAGTTTGGCATGCAGCTACGAAAGAACGGAGAGAAAAGTGATGATTAAGATGGAGACAACTGCCCTTAATATACATTTCACACTGATAGAAAAAGTAATTACAGTCCATGATAAATGTCTGTATTCTGTATGTAATCTGTTTGGGGTCACACTCACCTGACTGATCTCAGTCTGCTGCTGAGCACCGtggctctctttttcttccctctgctgctccagctgtttcCTCTCAACCTTCAGCTCTGCATGCTTCACCTCCAGGTCCACAATGTCACTCTTCAGCTTGGCCACCTCCTCAGCCCTCTCTCCAAGCTCTGTCTGGGCCTTCTGCAGGGACACCTCGGCCCCGTTGGCCCGAGCTTGGAGCTCTTGGACCTCCTGCTCCCTCTCCCTCAGGTTGTCTTGGACTCCCTTCTTGGCAGCCTTCTCAGTCCCCAGATGCTCCTCCAGTTCTTGATATTCTTTCTCCTTACGTGCTAGCTTTTCAGACAGGTTCTGGAGAAAGCGGGAAGGACACGTTAACATGGGTCAGATGAACACTGGATACACAGAGGTTTGGGAATTACGAGggcagggtaaaaaaaaagttttttgaaGATAAAAGGTCTCATGACTTATGCAGATTGACAGTAATTCAAAGGCTCATCAGTGAATGTATGAAGCATAAATTAACCCACACTGGAACGTGTCTTTTCTTAATTGTACAGTTAGAGTGATACGAGCTGCAACTAGGCACGAACACCCCATGTGATATAAGCAATGGTAAAAAGAACAGTTGACCCACTCTAGAGAAACACTCCACAGTAAAGTGTGGCATGGCATTTCTAAGGGAAAGTTTTACGACAGAGGACTTGGAATAACGTGGTATGTGTACAGCACTTGCCCTGGTGTAAGCTCTGGCAGTAAACTTGGCAACGGAGTGATAAAGAACAAAATGTTGTTAATAGCGGAACGTGATGCTAACTAGAGAGTGTGACAGAGTTCCTGGATATCACAGACCTCCAGTAAACCTCTGCTGGCTCCCGGTTCACCGCAGCAGCTGGCCAACAGTAACAACCCTCTCtagagacccccccccccccatccccctctctgctgctcttctctGATTATGAGGTTACAGACCAATGAAACTCTGTGTTGGCCATTCACCTGTCTTGGTCCTCGCTCTATTTATATCACTGTCTGCTCCATCACTTTTGTCTCCAGTCTCATGAGTATCTGTGTCAGGTCTATCAGAGTATCCTATTGCGAGTAGAAGGGTGGGGTGGAGGCTTCACACTGTAGATCCAATTCTGTAATCCTCTTCTTATCCGAAAACCTACTAGGCTTTGGGAGAGTGCCTGATGTGCTAGGATTTAATCACTGGCAGAAATCTTGTGTCCCTCGTCTCCTGTTCCTGTTGCACCAGTGCTACCTGTGATTGTGATTCACATCAACTAGGAGAGCTGGCATTGCAGAGATCCCCCCCTGTTGGTTCAATTATAGAGCTGCGTGTGATTTTTGTCAACATGTCTCGGTTGCCAAAAAAGGCTGGTGACAGCAGGGCATTGTGAACGGACCTGTATCTGATGCCGAGCAACAGAGGAAGGTTTACAGAAACTGAAACGCCGTGCTCTGTACTTGAGGGACAGCTGGCAAGGCTTGTTAACATTACTGAAGTAAACGTCAAACGGTTGAAATCTGTTCAGAATTATAAATCTTTCAAATGAGTATAATAACTGTAGTCGTTTTATtttagtggtgtgtgtgtatgtgtgtgtgtgttacctggcttTGCTGTTGCAAATTATTCAGATTGCTCTGCAACTGGTGGATCTGTTGCGTATAGACAGCTGCTTCCTGCGGACCCTTCTCCAGCTCCGCTTTCAGTTGGGATATGGTCATCTAGAAAACAGTGTCAACAGACACATTAGGGTCACAGCATCTAGTGTGAAACCAAGAGCTCAAGCACACCatataacaaaaagaaaacaacactgattAATAACATCCATGCTTCAGTcgcacaaaaacataaagaggTAGCAAATTgttgaataaaagaaaaaagatttctGAAAAAGtttcaaacttaaaaaaactcaaaaagacGAAACCGAGTTTAAGGCAAACTCAAAACGCGTTTTACCTCCAGTTTACGAATCTTGTAGAAATAGTGAATGTCAGAGAGGGATACAGTAAGTGAGAGGCAGAGGATGAAGaaggggagggaaagagagaaacagacagaaggTAAGTCACAATAAGACTGGAAGAGGCCAATCTGCATCACAGAGCAAAATGCTGCTGAGAGTATAAATAGTCAGATTTATCACAAATGTACTGCTATTAACACTAAACTTCTTTCTATGGGAGCATTAAACTGAGTATTTTTATACAAAAGATGGGCTGAAGTGGGGCTTTTTTGCTGTGTACATTTGGAAAGGCAGACAACGCACATAATGTTACCTGTTGCCTTATAAACAGGCATGTTCATACTGTGGAAATGAAACCTTAAAATATTATAACTATCTAAGACTTCTTATATCAGACTACCTGCAGACCAATTCaaatcctgagctccatcaTGTAATAAAACACCagacaattttaaaacacattcatactgTGGTTTCTCTGtttatatgaatatgaatggCCTGGAGCTGCCTGATGGAGCCCTATAAATACTCCTCCTTCTGGGATCCAAAATCCAGGAGATTAGGCTGAATTATTCACCATGCATTAATAGAAACAGGCAGAAATTCATTTGGTCTATGATGACTACAGTAAATAGGAACTAACTCATAAGTTATTTTTAGCAAATTTTGAGTAAGAATTCTGCTGTTCTATGCTGAAAAGTTCAGTGGGTGgcctaaaaactaaaatatactgtatttcacaTTATCTTACAGATAATTCTGtctttttaacagtttaaggATGGGAGAGCTTATGTTAAAGGATGTCCAGAGAAAGTTTTATTGAGAATTAGCAGAGCAATATTTGGCACACGGGACGTAAAGATGTGTGTGCCCCCCCCTCACCTCACCTCTGAGGTAGTGTAATTAGCCTGCAGCTGCTCGTAGTGGTTCTTGAGGCTTTCAGTCTCCGCCTCCCTCTCACGCGTCATCTCGTCCATCAGTGTCTGCACCTGCACCAACTCCTTCTTCAGTACCTCCACATCCTCCACTCCCGGTCGCTGCAGCTAGGGGGCAGAAAAGAGCCATCCTCTCAGTTATGGCTGCAgcccaataataataatcagcttGTTTATCATAATGTAGTTCACCAAGCATCAACAAAAGCCTCACCATGTAGTTCAAGCACCAAACCtacatttgtgtgaaactgtacttaaaaaaaaaaaaagaaggacttATGATgttcatttccagctctatatttttattctgggactcagCTGAAGTAGCATTGCATGATTCAGTTAAAAAGAACAACtctttatcttatactggctctttatgcagcccctcagttcagcctccaTCTCTTAATAACAGGCTTAGCTCCTTAGCTCTTAGCTCCTGTTTCTTTAAGGCCCCCCATATGGATAAGACCACTCTGTTCCGAATGGCCAGTTTCAGACGGCTTGCCAGCGGGCAGCCGTGTAAAagttgtgttaagttactgctgatgaaaacccaacatttcctgcttcacaTTAAAGTTTGTTGTGAAGaacttaaaagaaaattaaacttGTTCATCCTGAATTAGCTAAAAACCGATCAACACAAAATGTGAAGATAGGAGGAATAGAACAAGCAGAAACAACTTAAGTGATGATGCTGATTgttgaagagctgcagacgacTAACACCAACAGGTAAACTGCTTACTTTACTTTGCCCTACTGTTTaaaggaaaaacactcacagtgtgCCAGCTCGACTTTAGAAATGGCTTGGGGtgactacccccaa from Scomber scombrus chromosome 6, fScoSco1.1, whole genome shotgun sequence includes these protein-coding regions:
- the eea1 gene encoding early endosome antigen 1 isoform X3, whose amino-acid sequence is MKDLFEQKAAQLATEIVDLKSRYDEEKSLKEAADQRLAKLTEQLEKGKQENERLQTELLQRPGVEDVEVLKKELVQVQTLMDEMTREREAETESLKNHYEQLQANYTTSEMTISQLKAELEKGPQEAAVYTQQIHQLQSNLNNLQQQSQNLSEKLARKEKEYQELEEHLGTEKAAKKGVQDNLREREQEVQELQARANGAEVSLQKAQTELGERAEEVAKLKSDIVDLEVKHAELKVERKQLEQQREEKESHGAQQQTEISQLHAKLLEAERQLGEVQGRLKEQRQLSGEKLKDREQQAADLQLKLSRAEEQMKESGSKSTDLQHQLEKAKQQHQELQALQQNTNGKLREAQNDLEQVLRQIGDKDQKIQNLEALLQKSKDIVGQLETEREDLCAKIQAGEGETAVLKQLKEKNHALQEQVTQLTDKLKNQSESNKQAQDNLHEQVQEQKTLLRSAQDRAHTLETSATELTAQLADSKEKVAQLDSQLKAKTEMLLSTEAAKAAQKANLENNLETAQHALQDKQQELNKVQKKVEEKAQRLKERQEQCTQLEASLKECKDKLLASEQRIELLEGLSKKLETQVGELQATRDQAQQEVQKLQKEGSKIKQKAKELQRSLETEKAGTSTLQEELKQKATAFSDTQQQLECCEQEKAALKVNLDKVTQEGKAQHAELDKKAQSLAAELVKAQQEKETQKKELASTQENLGKTRKALKESQSQLDTEKKSRKSAMEEKEKSHEKAKQELLKNNEGVTKAMNESKEQLEQMREAEKKLKAQLALLVQQHSKTQEVLKEKEKDFEKLQAQLKTAQGSFEEEMKKLRGKVAELQEVNVKKAEDESKLREQVSGLGQEMDSERSRTAELQKTLEQSQQSFTKLQSDFYGKESEVSALRQDLKVSEEKLSLTQEELAANRTHQTGLEAQIQELKAGRGSLEQELTKRDQRLQQQEKALKELQKQQGLVKEELEKERTSVEDLNKAKSVLEKNNTRLTSELKELTERSDKELVELREAKQLLIQQKLELQGQVEAAQGALEHEQKEHQATRDSRRQREEQLHAQTKDVQDQLAAEKRAREEQVKHGEEAEAKMSVQVTALNENVATLKREWQGSQRRVSELEKQTDELRGEIAVLEATVQNNQDERRALLERCVKGEGELEKLQAKVVELRRKHDDTTAAMQELGRENQSLQIKQSQSLTRKWAEDHEVQNCMACGKGFTVTVRKHHCRHCGNIFCNECSAKNAFTPSSKKPVRVCETCFEELQG